The Bradysia coprophila strain Holo2 unplaced genomic scaffold, BU_Bcop_v1 contig_297, whole genome shotgun sequence DNA window gaaaacagctgaagcaaattgcgTCACATATTGGGTTGGGGTTAACCGTAGAAATTTTCCTTGCTTCCtcaaaaaatacttttgaacCAACGTGATGTCTACCTCGAACGTGACAAATAAAAGCTAGTTTTAGGCGTTCTTCCATCTGCAATAATGGGAAATATGAGACGTAATTATCATCTCGAAGTGTCGAATCAATCTCCGTTCAATTTGCACCAACAACATTCCAACAACAAGTTTCACACACGTGAGTATAGATGAGAAATCGCTCAGTTTAGCAAATCGCTATATAAGCtcgaaaatgtaataataGTTCGTCAAGTGTTTTTGTTGAATTCGTAGAGATGGCGCGGCGTTATGAATTGGTTTGTGTCTGCGTTTCCCATAAAATTTGGAGGGTGAAGTCGGTTAGCTAAGATCGGTGTTTCAAACAACTTTTCATGTAACGACTCTTGCACCGAATTATTTTAATCTGAGTAGCTTTCTCAAATAACCATTTACgtttaataaaattggtttCAGATATTTTTCAGCTAGTTCCCTTTTACAACCTCTCTTACGTGTGTAAACGTGTTTAATCCAATGACATAAAATCATTGGTTTAATCGCCATACGCTCGCGCGGTAAAATGGTATGAACACGTAAAAGACATGGAGTGGAGGGGTTATTAGTGGACTAGCTGAAAAGCAGCTGAGACGAATAGCGTCTTTGGTTTGAGTTAGCTCGAGGGTTAGCTGTATCGCCATTTCATCAAATCTTTTACGTCTTTTGATTCAAGTTCGAAAACGACCTACGGGTGAAATCTATAACTTTGAAGATAAATTTTGTCAGCAGGACGCATTAGCCATCGCTAATTTCAGTTTGTCATCGTTGTCTGCAACAGAAGCCTTTCTCAAAATGGTTCAATTCGGATTTACGAACAAACACACAAGGAATTAAGGAggtttttgcacaaaaataaggaaaaataaggaaattgttagctgaaattaaggaaaaatgaggagaaatatttcgataaaatcgaaattaatcTAAGATACATCAATTAACATCGGAAGTCCGCCTaaactttaaaatattttgggcGCGTTTAAGGctcgaaaaatattcttaGCAATGCTTAACTCTACCAATTATTACTAGGGGAGGGgaattcctttcattttatttatactgagTATATTGAGTATATCGCGTATATTCTGAGTTTATCGAGAATAAGTCGCATGTGTTTGACAACTGccacattttgaaaattgaaatttttttcgcgatgaatttcgatcaaacaaaaCGTCAGTATGTAGCTTGTAATCTCAGGAGTCTGGcaaggtaattagtttttcaatcggactaATATCAGCTGAGTTAAGggatttacatgttaaatcaaatagttCTACTCGAGACTCTCGAGCCGAGAAGCGATGtggaaccacaaaaatatatgttaaacCAGTCATGTTGGAGCAATGATGAGCTACGACACCACCTTTTTGGCACGTAATAATGATTTGAAAGGATTCGATTCACCGACTTCATTGACACACTTTTAGCAATATTTTACCGATGTGGGCGACAAAAGCAATTCTAATTTGCTTATTTGTACTACTTGGActggaaaattttctgtgtttaaaaatatttttcgattttatttaattcaaaaattcatcgTTTCTGTAATTGAGGCAATGTAATGTTCCCTCTGCATTGAGCAAGACCGGCTGGAACGTCTATTGCAACGGTTGTATACGCCACGTAGCTCTAGTTTCACtgtaaaacaattgaaatacAAACTTTCTGGCACAACATTGGCTTTTAAACACTTACACAGCTCGTAGACCATAAAAGTTAACGGGGAAGATGTCCTGCATTGTATAGTTCATGAATGGAAAAGTGTCGTTCGAACTGAATACAAGAACATTTTGATCAGCCCATGTTACTCTGAAATCGTTCCATTGATTCGGTCGTAAAATATTCGGTGTTGGTACTGCGACAACTTCTGTCTCTTCGTTTACTCGTATCACCGACTGTGTATTATTGGTCGAaccaatgaaaatttcaatcgctGGAGTCCACAAGAAATTGACTGATGTAAGtgcaatttgaatttcattgtcCGACTGAACACGCAAAGTGATTCCAGCATTGTGTGCGTCAAAAAACGAATAGACACCATCACTTTCAGTTGTTGTATCTAGCggatgaaaacaaatttattttatttttttttggtgattaTTTCACCAAGTCCAGCTACATCCTACCAACAAAATATCTCATGTTAGCGAAACATCTGTCAAGCATTAGCAAATACTCGGCTCGGTTCATTAAGAAGTTTCCGAAGTAATTGCTGGCACACAAATTTCTGGAGAATAGAAGCGTGTTCAGGTTTACAGCATCGTTAATGATGGCTCGGTCAAGTGCGTTCATATTATTCATATCTAAGTCCAACGTTTGTAGCTCAGTCAATGCTCCAAATACATTTCTGCGTAACATCTTCAAACGATTGCTCCACAAACCGATGTAGTAAAGATTTGGCATTGAGGCGAAGGTGCCGGGAAGAATGTCCTCAAATTCGTTGCGACCCAACTCTAAATAAGTTAgatttctaagattttcaaacgAATTCGCATTCAGTTCACGTATGCGACAGTTTCCGACAAATAGCATTAACAACCCTTCAAGTCCACGGAATGCGTTGTCTTCAATTTCCCTGATGGGATTAGAACTAAGAAGTAAATCGGTCAAATGTCCAAGATCTGGGAACGAATCTGCTTGAAGTACGGTAAAATTGTTGCTTGCCAATGACAACGACTGAAGATTTGTAAATCCGGCAAATACTCCAGCCGGGATTTCGTTGATTCCATTGTCTCCTAACGAAATTCCGCTCAAAGTTTCCAGTCCGGCAAAGATACCTGGTGATAGAATTAATCTATTGCCAgacaaatttaagaaattcaaAGTCGAATTTGCTGAAAACCACTGGTTATTAATTGTGGTCAAATTAGCGTAACCGAGAAACAAGCTTTTAAGGTTTTTTAAAGGTCTGAATAGACCGGCTggtaaatattcaaaactattGTAGTCCAAGACTAGTTCCGTTAGATTTGATTGATTTGCAAACACATTTTCTGGCAAGGTAGCAAGCAAGTTATCACCTAAGCTGATACTCGAAACTTCCGGAAGGTTAACAAAAGCGTTTTCAGAGATCGACGTGATTCGATTATAATGTAAGTCAATTCGTCTGACACGCGAACAACCACTGAAAGCACTGTTATCAATTGTAATTATTCCCGCATTGTTCAGTTGAAGATGTTCAATATTTGGGAATGTGTCGCAGATGATTTGCGGTATATTTGCTGTAGAGCCATCGCGTCTGGATATAAAGTTTACGTCAGCATTTGTGAATCCATCCAAATGAATACCATCAATGTCGGTAATGTTGTTGAAGCCTTCGGGATTGTTGATTATTAGTTGACATGCATAGATGGAATCGTAATTGAAATCGTAATAATGTATGTAAGTGCAATGCAATAAAGACTGCTGTGCCACCGTGACAGCAATAAATGAGGAAAGTATAAAAAGCAGTTTCATCACAACCAATTTAGAATTCACACAGCaactaaaaatcatttttttttgttttcggttAAATACACAATGCTCGCTTGATAAGATTGTTTGATTGTTCGGATTATCTTAGCtcttgaaacaaaatctaaagggatattatatttgaccaataaattaattcaaaactaccgttaaaaaataataaatgaccgataaatgaggtaccgatagaaaataataaatgatcgATAGAGAAGTTCGCAAATAccgataaaaaaattcacaactaccgataattttttaccgataaaaagtgataaagtaccgataaattcataattttacgACTGTTTATCGGtcgttaattaatttttatcggtagttcattattttctatcggtactttcgttttttcaatcggtagtttattattttctacagTGAGGGACACATATTTCTTAAAACAAAGTACGCACAAATGCGTTTACTAGCATTCCATAGAAAGTTCGGTTTCACGTGCGTAAGGAGGAAATTGTAATTGCGTGGAGCGAAGCAACGAATGAGTGTTATTTAAAGGGCTTGGTGGCCAAAACAAGTACACATATGGATTACATCAAATACCGTTaagcaaaattgaataaaactttAAGCACCAATCCTTGTTGGATCCTTTGTGTTGCGATAAATAAACCAATAAACCgatagaaaaaataaaagtaccgatagaaaataatgaactaccgataaaaattaataaacgaccgataaacagtcgtaaatttatgaatttatcggtactttattactttttatcggtaaaaaattatcggtagttgtgaattttctttatcGGTACTTGTGAATTTCTCTATcgatcatttattattttctgtcGGTACCGTatttatcggtcatttattattttttatcggtagttttgaattaatttatcggtcgtttattagtaTCTAAGTACGGAAACATGAATCAGTTAatttagcaaaattggatgaaaatattgaagatTCTACGATTTGCTGAAAACACTTACTGAGAAATAGGAGTTGCGGGAATCGGTAATAATAATTTGTACAGTGGCTCGTCATTAATGATTaagtttacatttttaaagaCGATAAGTCCAAAAGAATTAAATGTTTAACtctttttcgtaattttttttaaaggtctATGAATCGTTTCACTGCCATCTTGGGTACGAGCAGCTGATAATCCCTTCATTCGCTCCCATGAATACAGATAACTGAAATGCCTAGCAGAGTTAAA harbors:
- the LOC119079048 gene encoding carboxypeptidase N subunit 2-like, producing MKLLFILSSFIAVTVAQQSLLHCTYIHYYDFNYDSIYACQLIINNPEGFNNITDIDGIHLDGFTNADVNFISRRDGSTANIPQIICDTFPNIEHLQLNNAGIITIDNSAFSGCSRVRRIDLHYNRITSISENAFVNLPEVSSISLGDNLLATLPENVFANQSNLTELVLDYNSFEYLPAGLFRPLKNLKSLFLGYANLTTINNQWFSANSTLNFLNLSGNRLILSPGIFAGLETLSGISLGDNGINEIPAGVFAGFTNLQSLSLASNNFTVLQADSFPDLGHLTDLLLSSNPIREIEDNAFRGLEGLLMLFVGNCRIRELNANSFENLRNLTYLELGRNEFEDILPGTFASMPNLYYIGLWSNRLKMLRRNVFGALTELQTLDLDMNNMNALDRAIINDAVNLNTLLFSRNLCASNYFGNFLMNRAEYLLMLDRCFANMRYFVDTTTESDGVYSFFDAHNAGITLRVQSDNEIQIALTSVNFLWTPAIEIFIGSTNNTQSVIRVNEETEVVAVPTPNILRPNQWNDFRVTWADQNVLVFSSNDTFPFMNYTMQDIFPVNFYGLRAVETRATWRIQPLQ